TTTCTCGACAACTTAGACCCCATGAATTGAATTACCCTACACATGATTTGGAACTTGCTGCAGTGGTATTTGCTCtcaaagtgtggagacactatttGTATGGGGAAAAATGTCAGATATTCACAGATCACAAAAGTTTAAAGTATGTGCTAACCCAAAAAGAGCTAAATTTGAGACAGCGAAGGTGGGTAGAGCTTATTAAAGACTATGATTGCACAATTGAGTATCATCCTGGAAAGGCTAATGTAGTGGCAGATGCATTAAGCCGGAAGTCTACAGCCACCTTATCTCATATTAAGATTGTGTATTTGCCATTATTGACAGAATTGAGGATGTTGGGTGCTGAGTTATCAGTGGGAGATTCTAAAACCTTATTGGCTAGTTTTCAGGTTAGACCTACATTGGTGAATGAAATACATACAGCTCAGACTCAGGATTCACAATTGGTAAAAAATTTTGATGCTGTTCGGAATGGATCTCGAACAGATTTTATAATCAAAGAAAATGGTATTTTGATGTATGGGAACCGTGTTTGTGTTCCAGGGATCGGTAATCTTAGAAAGCAAATAATGGAGGAAGCTCATAGCTCGGCTTATGCTATGCATCCAGGAAGTACTAAGATGTATCGAACCATTAAGCAAAGTTATTGGTGGAATGGTATGAAAAGAGAAATAGCTGAATATGTATCTAAATGCCTAGTATGCCAACAGATTAAAGCAGAACATCAAAGTCCAGCTGGAAAATTGCAGCCACTACCTATCCCagaatggaagtgggaacatATTACAATGGATTTTGTTTTGGGTTTTCCAAAAACAAGTAAAGGTAATGATGCAATTTGGGTGATAGTTGATAGATTAACTAAATCAGCTCATTTCCTGCCTATCAAGATAACATTTGCACTGGATAGATTAGCAAAGCTGTATGTGGATGAAATCATTTGTAGACATGGGGTTCCTATTTCAATTGTGTCAGATAGAGATCCTAGATTTACTTCACGATTTTGGCCAAGTTTACAAAGAGCCTTGGGCACCAGGTTGAATTTTAGTACTGCATTTCATCCGCAGTCTGATGGACAGTCTGAAAGAACTATTCAAACTTTAGAAGATATGCTACGGGCTTGTGTGATAGAATTTTCGGGTAGTTGGGATGAATACCTACCATTAATGGAGTTTGCATACAATAACAGTTATCATTCCAGTATAGGCATGGCACCTTATGAGGCCCTTTATGGTAGAAAGTGCAGAACTCCAGTATGTTGGGATGAAGAGGGAGAAAGGAAATTGTTGGGCCCAGAAATAGTACAGATCACCTCAGATcagataaaattgattaaagaAAGATTGAAGGTAGCCCAAGATAGACAGAAAAGTTATGCAGATCCAAAACGTAAAGATGTACATTTCAGTGTAGGAGATAAAGTTTTTCTCAAAGTTTCCCCTTGGAAGGGTATACTGAGGtttggaaagaaaggaaaattaaaCCCAAGGTATATCGGGCCATATGAAATAATAGAATGCATTGGTCCAGTAGCGTATCGCTTGATACTACCACCAGAACTCTCCCAGATACATAATGTGTTTCACATTTCCATGTTGAGGAAATATATTTCAGATCCCTCTCATATTTTGCGGACTGAACCAGTTGAATTAAAAAGAGATTTATCTTATCCAGAGAAGCCAGTGCAGATTCTGAGTAGGGAAGTGAAACAGTTGCGCAATAGAGTTATACCCCTAGTTAAAGTGCTTTGGCAGAATCAAAATGCAGAAGAGGCTACTTGGGAAAGAGAAGATCAAATGAGAAGAAAATATCCATATCTATTCCAGATTTCAGGTAactaaatttcgaggacgaaatttttttttttgtggggaagAAAATGTAACACCCTGAACCAGGGTTAGGGTAGCTTAAGTAATTTTTACCAGTTATGAAGCATCTTCATGATTTTAACCTAGTTTATTATGAGCATCTGAATGCACATGAAAGGTGAGGgaatatcaaaattttatgatgtaaattggatggaAACTTTCCAGGAagtttgattcaaaatcatttcaAAAATGTCGGGATTTCAGCTGTTACAGAAAATTTTACGGTTCCACAGATTGAGAGTGCAATAACTCTGGATATAGTCCATGAATCTAagtaaaattttaaacacataatATACATTGAGTAGGGGATTTACTGTTGAAATTTCAGCTCAAATGGATTAGCCTACAGCCTGGAACAAAGCAAGTTAGGTGAGTCCCTCGGAAGCCTGTCATTACAGAAAACTGCAGACCTAgatttgtccaaaatttctATAAAAAGTAGGAAGCATGACGTGGCCTAAAACCTAGTTTTTAAAACCCCTGGGAACCACTCTTTTGACACGTTAGGTGTCTGGGAAGCTAACGTGTCAAAAGGGGGGGTGTCTAGCATGTTTCAGCAGGCAGCAACTTGTGCTGCTGCTGTTCAACCGTTAGGAGTTCAGTGGTTGGTTGTAGGTGCCAGCCCAAATCAGGCCAGGAAAAGCtccagggagggagagaggaagctagggaagagagagagctaCTTGGGGAATCCAAATAAATTGTGGAAGAAGGTTTAAAGTAAAGAGGAAGAGCAACTTGCTGTTGGGCTGCAGAACAGAAATACAGAAATTTTTGGTGCACCCAGGCTTCCTAGCAAATTTCAGGTGAATTTTCCAAACTTTTAGTGATTTTAATTGTAGTCCCACGTAGGAGGGTGATAAAAGAAGATTTTAGTTATTCTAGATGAATTTTTAGGTATGAAAAAGGAATTGAACTATGCTTCCGAAGTTGTTGAAAGCAGTCTGAAATTCTGCAGAAAGAAGCGATGGGATTTCTttgtgttttaggtgattaaattGTTATTTAAAGCTGAAAGTTTGTAGGTTGTGTTAGGGATTTCCCAGTCCTAACACAGAGCCTAATAGGTGGAATTGATTGTTAAGAACCTCCAGGAGTTAAGAGGTTTAATTGGCTCGAAAACAGAACAAACAAGCTGAAAACAGGGGAATTGAATTCTGATTTATTTTTGGTGTTAAGTAGTTGTTTGGCAGCTGAAAATTTATAGATGATATAGAAGGTTTTCTAGTCCTAACCCAGGGTATCAAAGAGGGAGATAAAAGCTTGGAAACCTTTGAGAATTGAGAGGTTTTATTTATCCTAAAATAAGACAagcaaggtaaaaaaaaaaaaaatcagaaagttaAGATGAGGGTGTTGGATTTCTTTTTGGAACATGCATAATCATGTTGCATCATATAGGTTATAATTTTGATTGACTCTTTTAATTATTTAGGAGGAGAAGAGAGTCCCGGAAGTGTGCCGGGAGTATCAAGCACTAGGGTGGTGCGTTAGCCATCACAAGGTGAGTGGTTTTCTTCTTAACCATGGTAGTTTATTTTGTAATTCCAGAGAAATGAATGATGTCTCCAAATTCAGAATGAATATGctaaagaatgaaaataagaaGTATTAATTCTCATGATTAAATTGCTTTCTATCAGTGGATAAATGATCTGATTTGGAAAATATATGCTATGCTTGAAAATTCTTTAAATTCATGTTTGTTGATTCATAAGTTTATGAACTTGTTTGGGAATGGATTAACCCAAAGTGATTGAACCACTTAAAACCCCTTATCACGGCCAAGAGAGTCATTTTAGTTTGACACCAAGCTATTCTGGAGTTGACCCCTatactctagagtcgactccaaccttgTTACAGTAACTAATATTTGCACTTTTACCTTGGATACATCACATCAGAGTTTATGATATGTGCCCAATAGGGCAGAGATGGGACGCCGGGAGGGCGTAGCTATGATATGTGCCCAGTAGGGCAGAGATGGGACGCCGGGAGGGCGTAGCTATGATATGTGCCCAGTAGGGCAGAAATGGGACGCCGGGAGGGCGTAGTATGATATGTGCCAGTGGGGCAGAATTGGGACGCCGGGAGGGCGTAGTAGTAGCACCATGCATAGGACTGTCGAGCTACTCATGAGAATGGTGCCTCATGCGAGTGGCCGGCAGTAGGGCTCGCGGGAGCCATGATTTTCAATATTTAAGCTATGTATACATATGACTGAGCAACAAATGTATTATTTTTAAGCATAATGATTTCAGAACCTATGTGAATGTTCTATATATCAAATTCTTCAAGGAAGGAAAGTGGACTCTACGgtccagaagaaaaaaaaaaggacttgaGCAAGGCGATTTTAttaatgctttattttaaagcaaCAGCTTTATTTCCTGCTAGTTGTAGTACTATTGGCAAATAGCAGATTTCTTATGTGGTTGAAACTAAGTGCTTTAAGATCAAATGCAAATGTTTCATATGTGGCATAAACACGTTACATTTGATGTATGTAAGTATCATAGCTGAAACCTCATATCTCCTCATGATTAACAGATTGTCCACTCACTGGGACTTAGGTCTCATCCCTCTCTTTTTCTGTAAATTCTTGCAGATCGGCAGAGTCATAACATTATAAAAGTACCGCATCAGCATCATCCTAGAAGTTTGTCATAGAAGGTTGGCCATGCCCCTCTGAGTGAAAGGAAAAACCTTTGTATTATGCATATAGTTGGGGTGTGAATGTAAACTAACTTGAGACAGATGTAAAGTTTGTTATATTTTGAGCTATGTATAGTAGACtttaagttataaatgaaagctTGGGTTGCTTTAGTTATGATTAAAGtgagttaaataaattaaactgaCAGGTTTAGGATGTATTGATTTTATTGGTTGGTTGGATATAGTAATTGACAGGTTTTTAATAGTAACTTGTGAACCGCGGCACAAGCTGCTAATAGAAACTCTGCTCGGTACTGTACCCGACTAACCTACTGTGGGAGGGGATCCCacacccatagaggccggacgcatgtgcggcttTAAGCGAGCCTTCCTACATTACCACGATCATtagtttgtggtgatcatctatccgcacaaggtgaagatctggtcGTCCTTATCTAATGCAAtttatcctaatctatctacaaacagttttaaaatatgttcatgtgatgaacggagCCATACATGCTTCTTCCGCTGCGGATCTGATTTTTTGCAGCATGCACGGCATCCCAacaactagggtttctagtttCCGGCAAAGCCCGAGAAGGAGGAGGACTCGTCCTCTTCTGCCATGCTTAACTAGGGCTCTGCCCCTAATTCTGATTTGGATGGGCCTTCGGGCCGCATTCGAAAGCTGGGTCGGGCCAAGAGGCTGGCCCAATGAGACTAGACCTACAGAGTATCATAATGAGGCATTTATGTTTAAAGCTGATTATGGACTAGATTTGGCAAAAAGAATATCAAATTTTCAGTAGGCTCAGCTCGAAGCTTAGCTAAAAGTGAATATAGTTTAGGCCCGAGATTATGGCATAGTGACAtactctattttttaaaaataaataaagtcaAGTGAAGCATAGAGGGaaaaaagagatttttttttaaaaaaaaaataaatttcaattaAGTAACTAGCCACAGGGTGAAGGAGCCGGCCAATATGAAACCTCTCAAAAGCAATTACGCTGTGGGACCGctgcaatataataataattactaCACCGAAGTTTGCTAGTAACGGTTCGAGTCTCCCCAAAATACTGCGCTAATTGGAAAGTAAAACTTTCCATTTTAAGAACCCCTCCCGCGTCActctcctcttccctctcttcacCTCCATCCCCTATATAGTCCTCTACGCCGTCCAAACTCTCCCAAGAGTCCCACTTTCTTTCTTCGTCTCCCTTTTTCTACTTCTTAACCACGACCACTATGTCCGGATACGGAGGAGGTTACGCCGGAGGCAACTACCCACGCGGCGGCGGAAGGGGCCGAGGCGGCGACCGCGGCGGCGGAAGGGGCCGAGGCGGCGACCGCGGCGGCGGAAGGGGCCGAGGCGGCGACCGCGGCGGCAGCAGAGGCGGAAGGGGAAGAGGCGGCGGCCGATGGCAAGAACCAAGGCCATCGAATGTCCCCAGCTCTTCACAGTCGCCGGCGGTGGAGGACACGACGCCTATCCCTGCTTCTCCTCTGAATCCCGTTCCGGTGTCGATGCTGGAGAAGCGCTTTCAAGAACTTGTAAGCATCCAAGAAGAGGAGACCGCTCCTGCCACCGCTCCGGAGTCGAGCAAGAGTTTGCGGCATCCGCAGAGACCGGGCTTCGGTTCCATTGGAAGGTCTTCCATCGTCCACGCCAACCACTTTCTTGTCAACGTAGCCGACATCGATTTCCACCATTATCATGTGagcagtcttttttttttttcatcatcgTCTCAATCCCCTGTTTCTTGGTTTGGACATTGGATTTGTGATTGTTTGGATCGCATCCTTACTCCGTTTTCTTTCGAAATCCACTTTTATTTTCCTTTGATTGTTATCAGGTTGACATAAGTCCTGAGGTTGCAAAGAAGGAAGTCAACAGAGCTGTGATCTCTGAGCTTGTGACATTTTATGGAGAATCTTTTCCCGGGGGCCGAAAGCCGGCTTACGATGGGAGGAAGAGCATGTACACGGCAGGACCTTTGCCTTTCTCCATGGAGGATTTTGACATCAAATTGACTGACCGGGACGAACATGGCAACATCAGGTTTGCCTCGTGAAAATCTTTCCCTGTTTTGATCTTGTTTTCATCGATTTGTCTCCTTATAAGCTTACTTATAAGGATTTGGTTTCCCCATCTCTGTTATGATCTTGTTTCGATCTTATATATCGATTTTAAAGCTTTTGCCCAATGTCCACCAGTTTGCACATCTCAAAGCTTTAGTTCCTCCATGTTTGTTTTTGAAAAACGACTGTTGTGCATTGTTTGGTATATTGATTTATGCTGCAGGAGGGAGAGGCAGTTTAATGTTTTGATCAAGTTTGCTGGACGGCCAGACCTGCACCATCTGCGAGAGTTTTTGCGAGGACGTTTTGGGGATGATGGAAGGGGACCGCAAGAAGTCATCCAAGCTCTCGATGTGGTGCTCAGGGTGTATCCATCTGAGAAGTGAGCCACCAATTCCAAGGAGCAACTTATATTTCATACTCTACTTTAATCAATGTGATAAGTCTTTCCGAGTTGTCTGATTTCTTTTCCCACAGTTATGTTACTGTGGCaaggtctttcttctctccagAATTTGGGAACCGTAGTCCAATTGGTGGTGGCTTGGAATGCTGGAGGGGGTATTACCAGAGTCTTCGCCCCACTCAGATGGGATTATCTTTGAATATTGGTATTGGCTCTTAAAGATTCCTGCGATGTAATCTATTTTGTGTGTTCTCTTGGTGTTGCGCATTTTGTTGAAGTAGCTTATTATCATCTACAGATATTGCTGCAACATCATTTTACATGGATATGGAAGTTGTACGCTTCGCATTGGAATATCTTGAAATCCAGGATACCAGGAGCCCCCTTTCTTATTCTAACATTGAAAAAGTATGAGTTTCCCTTTACTATTTCCTCAACTAAAATTTCCTTCTCTGCGTCAATGTTTTTCTGTCTGATGTtgctttttatcttttatttttgatcGCCGATGTATTTTTAATCTTCGCATGCTGAAAAGTTGACTCATGCTATGTAATTGACTAATGGGAATCTGTTTTCCGACTTTAGCTTTTGTACCACTAGTTGTTCTCATGCTTTCTCCCTTTGTGCACCCATAATTGCAGCTAAATAAGGCCCTTAAGGGGTTGAAGATTGAGGTTACACATAGACAAGATTCACGCCAGCAGTTCAGGATTAGAGGGATAACCTCCTTGCCACTGAAAGAGCTCAAGTATTTCCTTTTCATCTCTATTGTGCTCTGGTTTTAAGCACTTTTATAGCCAATATATATGGTGTTATTAGGAATGATTGCTGCTGATATAAAGATAatcaattatgttatattatgcttgttcaGGTTTCCTCTTAATGATCAGGAAACAAAGAAGCCTGTCCTCGATTACTTCAGAGAAAAGTACAATTATAAACTGAGGCTTGTTTCGTGGCCATGTCTTCAAGCTGGCAGTGATAACAAGCCAATATATCTACCCATGGAGGTTATCTTGTTTTCTTTAGCGCTTCCTTTGCAGTCATTGCTGAACATATAATTGGACTCAATAAATCTTATATGCTGATAATTTAAGTACTGTGACCGTAGGTCTGCAAAATAGTGCAAGGACAGagatattcaaaaaaattaaaggaTGAGCAAGCAACTGCGATAGGAAGGTCAATGTGTCACCGCCCTCCTCAAAGGCGGGATAGAATCCTAGAGGTGAAAAACCTTCTTTTGTTCGCCCATTTTGATAAGCTCCTTAACAATCTGTTATTAGCTATTTCTTGTTATTTCAGATTTCTTTTGGTAATCCAGATTTCTTGTTAAGAATATCTGAAGTCCATATCTTACTATTGCAGATGGTGAAATGCAACAACAAAATCAGTGATGAGGATCGTGTAGAAGGAGACTTTGGGATCAGTATTGCCCAAGATCTTGCCCCAGTTGAAGCCCGTATTCTGCCAACTCCAGTGGTAAATACAGTTGCCTCAAAGGCGGAAACTATGTATGTTATGTTTAAGCACATCGTCACCGATATCTAAGTTGCTATTTTGAATTGCAGCTCAAATATCATGATTCTGGCGTGGACAAAACTGTTAGGCCGGTGATGGGTCAGTGGAACATGATTAATAAGGTGATAGAGATTATCTCCTTATTCTTAAACTTTGactattcttttctttatttatctTGAAGAAAATGTCTTTGTTAAACATGTTTTGCTGCGTGAGCACTCTATTAGCTTCACTTTCTATAGGCAAGTTTGTGATCTCAATTTAGTTAGGAgttatattaattctataaattCGCATAGCATTTATGAGTAAATTGCTTGTACCTGATGGAACTCCATCCTGGCTCAGTAATGATTTATATACGAGCAACCATATATCTTTCTCTTAAAAATAGAGCCTTGTTTATCCAAATTCCACATAGTGATGTAACGCATCCTGCTTTGATATGCATAGAAAATGGTTACTGCAGCAAGGATCGACTATTGGACGTGCATAGACTTTTCTTCAAGCCATCTCGATGCAGCGTCCCAGTTTTGTCGCAGTTTGATTGAGATGTGTTCCACCTGTGGGATGGTAtttgtctttttttctttttcatattcATTTATTAATATTAATTGCACTATATCAGAATTTAGCTAATTTTGCTATTAACTTTGAAGGTATGCAATCGCGACCCAATAATTGATATTCGAGCAGCTCCCTCAGAGACTCTTGTTGATGCTCTGCGAGATGTACGAAAATATTCTGATGCAACACTAACTCGTCAAGGCATTACAGGAAAACAACTTCAGTTGCTAATAGTAATTTTACCTGATGATAATAAGATTTATGGTATGCACAAACTAGGACAACTATGAAGTTCTGAAGCTAGTTCCGATCCAAATTTGTACAAATAGAACTCTTAAACTACTTTGTATCATTGCAGGAAGGATCAAAAGAATATGTGAAACAGAGCTAGGGATAGTATCACAATGCTGCTTacagaaaaatattttgaagcGAAAGCCACAATATCTTGGTAATCTGGCTTTGAAGATTAACGTTAAGGTATGTGATTATCTTTGTCTTCATTCTGTTTTGCTGGTAAGCACTACTGTAATTTCAACGTACTTTCTCTTTAACTGAATAGGTTGGAGGACGAAATACTGTGCTTGAAGATTCCATTAATATTCGACTTGTTCGAAATGTTCCTACCATTATCTTTGGTGCTGATGTGTCACATCCCCCTCCTGGAGAGGATTCATCTTCTTCGATTGCTGCGGTTTGTCTCATTATTGATTATTATTCTTTACCTTTCATCTCAGTAGGTACCTGCTAATAATGCCTTCCTTGCATGCCTACAATAGTTATGATTTGTTGAAACAGTATGGAATACTATTTAGCTGCATAAATTTTGTATATGTATTGTCTTTCTTTTCCAAATATCATCATGTCAGTTGGTTCTGGTATTTTGAAAATGTAATGAATGCAGTTAATTAACAATGTGTAGGTTGTTGCTTCAATGGATTGGCCTGAGGTGTCCAAGTACAGATGTCTAATCTCTGCACAGCCGCATCGGCAAGAAATAATCCAAGACTTGCATAAAGAAGAGATGGACCATCAAAAGGGTGTAGTGCATGGAGGAATGATTAGGCAAGTGAAAACTAATGCTGGCAAAAGCTATAAGACCTGCAATCTTAAATTTTGATGTTCTTTTCTTGTTTCCCAGGGAACTTCTGGTTGCTTTTCATCGTACAACAGGCCAGTGGCCACAATCTATCATATTCTACAGGTTCTTGCTAGTATACTAATGAAATCTTCTTTGTTAGTATAATCTATCAACGAAGcatcttaatttctttcataCATAGGGATGGTGTGAGTGAAGGACAGTTCAACCATGTCCTGCTTCATGAATTAATTGCAATTCGAAAGGTAAAGTTCATTGCCCATGGCTTTGTGGTTTTGTGACTGATACATAAGTTTCCTAGAACTAGGGAACATATGTAGTCATGCACCCTCTTTGCATGTCCCACTTGTAATGCAGCGAATTTATGGAAGCAACTGGGATTGAACCGGGCAGCGGTAATGGGGGACAGGTTACAGAGAGGCTGTGACACATTCACCATTGGGGTTTATTGTAGAAGGGAAGGGGAGACTTGGAGACAGTAGAGAGGCAAACTAGATAGGTGCTAGATATTTTCGAATTGGATGGAGGATGTTGCACGGTTGATCATGAGATATTAATTCAAGAACCTGTACAGCCTGCATGTTGTGATATAATGAAATAAGTGTCAGATTAGCAAGACATCTAGGGATATTCGTGATATTATGTTTTTTGTTTGAATAAATCAGCTGCCAAGGGAGAGGTTTTGCAGCCATGCAGGTATATATGCATAGAATTAAGAATCTATTGCAGTCATATTAAACTAATTATGTTTCTCAAATTCTTCTTTCCATGCTAGGCTTGTTTTTCGTTGGACAAAAAGTATGTTCCTTGGATAACATTCGTGGTAGTACAGAAAAGGCATCACACACGCTTGTTTCCAGATGTGCGTGCTAACTCCAATACAACAGACAGAAGTGGGAATATCGCACCTGGTAGGCTACGATGACTAAGATTGATGTATGTTTATTTACACACATTTGTAACTTCAAATTTATTGTGCTCAGGGACAGTGGTGGATAAAAAAATTTGTCACCCAACAGAGTTTGATTTTTACCTCTGTAGTCATGCGGGTATTCAGGTAATTATATTGAATTGGATATTTTATTGCATCTGCATCTATACAATAATATTTGAAGTTTCTTTGAGATAATATTTAGCTTCTTTTATGTTCTTTTGAATTCTGTTTAGGGAACAAGTAGGCCGACTCACTATCATGTACTATGGGATGATAATGGCTTTACAGCTGATGCATTGCAGCAGCTGACTTACAACCTATGTTACACGTGAGTTAACTTCTTGGTGtaattattgaaaaaaatataatagctTTATGAAACGTTAATTAGCagtttcatatttaacttctcaTGGCTAAGTTATATTGCTTATATATTGCAGGTATGCTCGATGCACTCGGTCCGTTTCAGTGGGTAAGTTTCTTACATGTTCTTTAGGAACATGTTAGTAGCCCACATCTTATGCAGAATTTGTCTCTTACGATTTTGTGTCTATTGTACGCCAGTTCCTCCTGCATACTATGCACATCTAGCTGCTTTCAGGGCAAGATTGTACACTCAAGCTGATGTGCAAGATGGCGGATCAACATCTGCAGGGGCGAGAAATACCCGGGAAAGGAGGGTTGATGTGCGACCCCTTCCTAGCATCAAGGAAAATGTGAAGGATGTTATGTTCTTCTGCTGAAAGACGTGGCAGATTTCAGCATGTGAATAATTCTCATTCTTCTCTGGAGACATTCTTAGACAAATTTTGAGAGATTAGCATTAGAAGTTGTCTAGGTCATCTAACTTGTTGCTTTGTTAATCTTTGGTTCCGGCACTAGCGATGTTGCAACAACTTTTGAAGAGTAGTTGAACCTAGAATATCTTTTGCTATCCCCATACGCATATTTCGATTAACatattttagttttacttttacgTTATGATTGATGTGTGACTAAGAGAGAATTTCTCTGAATCCTCATCAAAAAGGGAATTCGCGGGCATGGTCTGTGCAATTCCTCTTTAAGGGAGCACTTCATTGTAGAAGTTTCTGTTTGCTTGTTATTGAATTCTGATTATGCTAGGTTTTAAGAATGGAGGTCTCAGCCATCCTGGTAGGTGGGTGATACCGAGATGGACCATCATCCTGGTTTTTCTAGGCTGAAATACAAATTTGTCAAAAGTAGGAAAGGATTCCGCTGATATATAAGAGCTAAGTTGTTGGAAATTTCACTTTATATAGTGCATGcaagattaattattaatatatatatatatatatatatatatatatatatatatatatatatatatatatatatatatatatatatatatatatattaatgtgCTTGAGGATCAAGATATAAGATTGTACCAAAATAAATAATGTAGTATGAGCATCAAAATGTAATTAAATGAAAATAGATGGGAGATATAGTTTTTGGGATTTAAAAAAAGGAATTAGTTTAAATGAGAGTTTATTCAATGAATTGGCAAAAATATTCAATGCAAAGAAGAAGGTGGTTTATATAATTTTGAtttttggattgggttcaacctagATAATATATGGTCCGAGTCAGGTTGAgtcgagttaaaaaaaaaagaaacacccAAACTTGATGTGGAAGTTAGATTGGGTCCAATTTTTGAACCCAATCCTACCCACATCTTCAAAGATCAGGTTGGATCTAATCGATTTGAGACTGCATTGGGTCACAAGCCGAGCTTATCCATTTGCGGCCCTAGCAACAAATAAATGTGAACCTTTGATGAGATATGGCCACATGGTGGAATATCCCAAACATTAGCACCCAAAGTGTACTCCATGGTAAATCGGTGAGATATTGGAGCAGAGGTTTTGCAAGATGtttgttctctttttcttctcccaaCAAAAGCTTGTTTCACTTAAAATATGTATGTAAAAATTCGACAAACCCACAATTATCAATTTGACAACTCCATAATCAACAAACCCCATGTTTGGTAACAAATCCTATGAGTTACAGCGGTCTTCTTTGCCACATGACAAGAGAATTGGCAGCATTTCTCTTTTGCTTAAGATTAAAGAAGAGGGTGGTTAATAAGTTAGGGGCTGGCAGTCGAAACATGGATATATTCCCTCTATCAAATCCTAATTTGATAATATCTAAATGGTTTATATTCATGCATGAGGATAGTATTTTCTGAATTATtgattttttcttcattaaattaTGCCAAGTAGTTGAACAAATCAAGAATTATTCTGTTGTTCACGAATTTGCAATCAAGTTATGAAATGTTCACG
This sequence is a window from Phoenix dactylifera cultivar Barhee BC4 unplaced genomic scaffold, palm_55x_up_171113_PBpolish2nd_filt_p 000415F, whole genome shotgun sequence. Protein-coding genes within it:
- the LOC103698577 gene encoding protein argonaute MEL1-like isoform X2 yields the protein MSGYGGGYAGGNYPRGGGRGRGGDRGGGRGRGGDRGGGRGRGGDRGGSRGGRGRGGGRWQEPRPSNVPSSSQSPAVEDTTPIPASPLNPVPVSMLEKRFQELVSIQEEETAPATAPESSKSLRHPQRPGFGSIGRSSIVHANHFLVNVADIDFHHYHVDISPEVAKKEVNRAVISELVTFYGESFPGGRKPAYDGRKSMYTAGPLPFSMEDFDIKLTDRDEHGNIRRERQFNVLIKFAGRPDLHHLREFLRGRFGDDGRGPQEVIQALDVVLRVYPSENYVTVARSFFSPEFGNRSPIGGGLECWRGYYQSLRPTQMGLSLNIDIAATSFYMDMEVVRFALEYLEIQDTRSPLSYSNIEKLNKALKGLKIEVTHRQDSRQQFRIRGITSLPLKELKFPLNDQETKKPVLDYFREKYNYKLRLVSWPCLQAGSDNKPIYLPMEVCKIVQGQRYSKKLKDEQATAIGRSMCHRPPQRRDRILEMVKCNNKISDEDRVEGDFGISIAQDLAPVEARILPTPVLKYHDSGVDKTVRPVMGQWNMINKKMVTAARIDYWTCIDFSSSHLDAASQFCRSLIEMCSTCGMVCNRDPIIDIRAAPSETLVDALRDVRKYSDATLTRQGITGKQLQLLIVILPDDNKIYGRIKRICETELGIVSQCCLQKNILKRKPQYLGNLALKINVKVGGRNTVLEDSINIRLVRNVPTIIFGADVSHPPPGEDSSSSIAAVVASMDWPEVSKYRCLISAQPHRQEIIQDLHKEEMDHQKGVVHGGMIRELLVAFHRTTGQWPQSIIFYRDGVSEGQFNHVLLHELIAIRKACFSLDKKYVPWITFVVVQKRHHTRLFPDVRANSNTTDRSGNIAPGTVVDKKICHPTEFDFYLCSHAGIQGTSRPTHYHVLWDDNGFTADALQQLTYNLCYTYARCTRSVSVGQDCTLKLMCKMADQHLQGREIPGKGGLMCDPFLASRKM
- the LOC103698577 gene encoding protein argonaute MEL1-like isoform X1; translation: MSGYGGGYAGGNYPRGGGRGRGGDRGGGRGRGGDRGGGRGRGGDRGGSRGGRGRGGGRWQEPRPSNVPSSSQSPAVEDTTPIPASPLNPVPVSMLEKRFQELVSIQEEETAPATAPESSKSLRHPQRPGFGSIGRSSIVHANHFLVNVADIDFHHYHVDISPEVAKKEVNRAVISELVTFYGESFPGGRKPAYDGRKSMYTAGPLPFSMEDFDIKLTDRDEHGNIRRERQFNVLIKFAGRPDLHHLREFLRGRFGDDGRGPQEVIQALDVVLRVYPSENYVTVARSFFSPEFGNRSPIGGGLECWRGYYQSLRPTQMGLSLNIDIAATSFYMDMEVVRFALEYLEIQDTRSPLSYSNIEKLNKALKGLKIEVTHRQDSRQQFRIRGITSLPLKELKFPLNDQETKKPVLDYFREKYNYKLRLVSWPCLQAGSDNKPIYLPMEVCKIVQGQRYSKKLKDEQATAIGRSMCHRPPQRRDRILEMVKCNNKISDEDRVEGDFGISIAQDLAPVEARILPTPVLKYHDSGVDKTVRPVMGQWNMINKKMVTAARIDYWTCIDFSSSHLDAASQFCRSLIEMCSTCGMVCNRDPIIDIRAAPSETLVDALRDVRKYSDATLTRQGITGKQLQLLIVILPDDNKIYGRIKRICETELGIVSQCCLQKNILKRKPQYLGNLALKINVKVGGRNTVLEDSINIRLVRNVPTIIFGADVSHPPPGEDSSSSIAAVVASMDWPEVSKYRCLISAQPHRQEIIQDLHKEEMDHQKGVVHGGMIRELLVAFHRTTGQWPQSIIFYRDGVSEGQFNHVLLHELIAIRKACFSLDKKYVPWITFVVVQKRHHTRLFPDVRANSNTTDRSGNIAPGTVVDKKICHPTEFDFYLCSHAGIQGTSRPTHYHVLWDDNGFTADALQQLTYNLCYTYARCTRSVSVVPPAYYAHLAAFRARLYTQADVQDGGSTSAGARNTRERRVDVRPLPSIKENVKDVMFFC